One Alnus glutinosa chromosome 3, dhAlnGlut1.1, whole genome shotgun sequence genomic region harbors:
- the LOC133863226 gene encoding uncharacterized protein LOC133863226 has translation MDLHRTPEMVACRAFPLTLSGNARDWFKKLPPNSIRHFDDLGRMFLTQFMAGRVRRKPSGSMMSLHQGPEESLKDFFMRFNQARFEAEAATNDFIYGALFQGIRKDGALMADIARKPPQNMDGFMSKAEKYINQDETLQALLGSEQTHPSTSERQKKKKDPRKEERRRVSEGEEGIPKRDRESLRDHNRTPLNAPIMDVLLEIKRDLMYRKPRPVLINPNSLYADQYCAFHNTTGHRT, from the coding sequence ATGGACCTCCACCGAACACCCGAGATGGTAGCATGCCGAGCCTTTCCACTTACCCTCTCGGGTAACGCCCGCGACTGGTTTAAGAAACTTCCACCGAACTCCATCCGTCACTTCGACGACCTCGGAAGGATGTTCCTCACGCAGTTCATGGCCGGGAGGGTCAGGAGAAAGCCATCTGGATCCATGATGTCACTACATCAGGGACCCGAGGAGTCTCTCAAAGACTTTTTCATGAGGTTCAACCAGGCGCGGTTCGAAGCAGAGGCAGCAACCAATGACTTTATATACGGTGCCCTTTTTCAGGGAATCCGAAAGGATGGAGCTCTCATGGCTGATATAGCCCGAAAGCCTCCTCAAAATATGGATGGCTTCATGAGTAAAGCCGAGAAGTACATCAACCAGGATGAAACGCTCCAAGCCCTATTGGGATCCGAGCAGACTCACCCGTCCACTTCTGAGCgccagaagaagaaaaaagatcctCGAAAAGAAGAACGTAGGCGTGTTTCGGAAGGAGAGGAGGGAATACCAAAGCGAGACCGGGAGTCGCTCCGAGATCACAACCGGACACCCCTCAACGCTCCCATCATGGATGTTCTCCTGGAGATAAAGCGAGACCTGATGTACCGAAAGCCCCGTCCAGTACTTATAAACCCGAATTCACTGTATGCAGATCAGTATTGCGCTTTCCACAATACTACCGGGCACCGTACCTAA
- the LOC133864009 gene encoding pectinesterase 3, with the protein MDSIKSFKGYGKVDEVEEQAFRKRARRRLIILIVSSIVLLTVIVAAVAGILIHKRNSSSPSSHSVPAPELTPAASLKTLCSVTQYPNSCYSSISSLDTTNTTDPVVLFKLSLRVAIKELSNLTNDLPAKLIAGTNDTKLKSALTLCQGLLEDAVDRLNDSISAMEVGQGGKLLSSAKINDLETWLSATLTDQETCLDALQELNSTLVDDVRTAMENSTEFASNSLAIVAKILGLLSNFNIPIHRRRLLGFGGEFPDWVSPGDRRLLEDINVTAMRATVAKDGSGNYKTISEAVAAVPKKSETRFVIYVKEGNYSENVILDKHKWNVMMYGDGKTKTIVTGNLNFVDGTPTFNTATFAVAGKGFIAKDMGFFNTAGAAKHQAVAFRSGSDLSVLYRCSFDAFQDTLYAHSNRQFYRECDITGTIDFIFGNAAVVLQSCSIQPRQPLPNQFNTITAQGKKDPNQNTGISIQKSYFSPLDNVTALTYLGRPWKEYSTTVIMQSDIGSFLNPLGWIEWVTNVKPPKTIFYAEYQNTGAGATVEKRVQWAGYKPTLTADEAAKFTVDSFIQGSDWLPETDVKFDASL; encoded by the exons ATGGATTCGATCAAGTCCTTCAAGGGCTATGGCAAGGTAGACGAGGTTGAAGAGCAAGCATTCCGGAAAAGGGCACGAAGGCGtctcatcatcctcatcgtctCCTCCATCGTCCTGTTAACGGTGATCGTCGCTGCAGTTGCCGGAATCTTGATACACAAGCGCAACAGCTCATCACCCTCATCCCACTCGGTTCCCGCACCCGAGCTGACCCCTGCCGCCTCACTCAAAACGCTCTGCAGCGTAACTCAGTATCCTAATTCGTGCTACTCTAGCATCTCCTCCTTGGACACCACCAACACCACCGACCCGGTGGTCCTCTTCAAGCTCTCTCTACGCGTGGCCATCAAAGAGCTCTCCAACCTCACCAACGACTTACCGGCGAAGCTCATCGCCGGCACCAACGACACCAAACTCAAATCCGCTCTAACTCTCTGTCAAGGCCTTTTGGAAGACGCAGTGGATCGGCTCAATGACTCGATATCAGCCATGGAAGTCGGTCAAGGTGGGAAGCTATTGTCCTCGGCGAAAATCAACGACTTGGAAACCTGGCTGAGCGCCACCCTCACAGACCAAGAAACCTGCTTGGACGCTCTTCAAGAACTCAACTCCACGCTTGTCGACGATGTGAGGACCGCCATGGAGAACTCCACCGAATTTGCCAGCAATAGTTTGGCCATTGTGGCTAAGATTCTCGGATTACTGTCTAATTTTAACATTCCCATTCATCGGAGGAGGCTGCTCGGGTTCGGAGGGGAATTTCCGGACTGGGTTAGCCCGGGTGACCGGAGGTTGCTGGAGGACATCAACGTGACGGCCATGCGTGCGACGGTGGCTAAGGACGGGAGCGGCAACTATAAGACGATCAGCGAGGCGGTGGCGGCAGTGCCGAAGAAGAGCGAAACGAGATTTGTGATATATGTAAAGGAAGGAAACTATTctgaaaatgtgattttggaCAAGCACAAGTGGAATGTGATGATGTACGGGGATGGCAAGACGAAGACAATCGTCACCGGCAACTTGAACTTTGTGGACGGCACTCCCACCTTCAACACCGCCACTTTCG CTGTGGCGGGGAAGGgtttcattgcaaaagacatgGGATTCTTTAACACTGCCGGTGCTGCAAAGCACCAGGCAGTTGCCTTCCGGTCAGGTTCCGACCTCTCCGTGCTGTACAGATGCTCGTTTGACGCCTTCCAGGACACCCTCTACGCTCACTCGAACCGTCAGTTCTACCGTGAATGTGACATTACGGGCACCATCGACTTCATTTTTGGCAACGCAGCGGTGGTCCTCCAAAGCTGCAGCATCCAGCCCAGGCAGCCCCTACCCAACCAGTTCAACACCATCACAGCTCAGGGCAAGAAGGATCCCAACCAGAACACGGGCATTTCCATCCAAAAATCATATTTCTCCCCTCTCGACAACGTTACAGCTCTGACGTACCTTGGTAGGCCTTGGAAAGAATACTCTACCACAGTAATTATGCAGTCTGATATCGGGTCGTTCTTGAATCCGTTGGGCTGGATAGAATGGGTCACCAATGTCAAGCCGCCTAAGACAATATTCTATGCCGAGTACCAAAATACAGGGGCCGGAGCAACTGTAGAAAAACGGGTTCAATGGGCAGGTTATAAGCCCACTCTAACAGCAGATGAGGCTGCCAAGTTTACTGTGGACTCCTTTATACAGGGCAGTGATTGGCTACCGGAAACTGACGTCAAGTTTGATGCATCCTTATAA